The segment ACCTATAAAATAATCTTGAAATGCAGAATGCCTATTAGGTCGTTTTGAAAGTATAAGGAAAGTCTAAAAATATTCATTCGACACTTTTGGGAACTGCAAGTACTGAGTTTTCTCCTGCAACATTTGTGACAGCATATTGAAGAATCTCCAGAAATAGCTTAGTGCCATCCTCCTCACATCCTCCATGGTGGCATCTCTCCTTGCTTAGGGACATGTTCTATTTTCTCTTCTGTTATCTTTCATATCTTTCACCAATCCTTTTCAGTGGCTTTTTAGGTTTCTTATTCCTTCCCAAATCTGCACACACACCTCCCATATCCTTCCCAAATCAGTCCCTTGTTCTCCACGTCCTATCTATCTCTCAATCactctctcacacaccacattagcaTAGTTTGTCCCTAATATTTAATCCTTTAGTATCATTGTTAGACAGATCACGTCTCAAAATCTCACTAGGCATCATGCATGATCAAATTTTCATCCAGGGTAAGTTGAAGATTGAAAAATACTAAATAGGGGACTGACTGAGGTATTCTCTTAAGTAACCACACCTTTTCCTTTTATACCCTCTATATATGTAGATATTTGGAGACCAGTAACAGGAGATTGAAGGCACTTTAGAAGGTGACACTAGGAAAAGAAACAAAGCATAGAGGTGTACATGACCTGAAAATTTAGTCTCACCATTTACATAGGCACTTTAGTCGGAACAAAAGAGGCATCTCACAGGAGAGCCTTTGCAGATCTGTCTTCTAGGAGTGCCACTATTCAACTCTAGTGACTTGACTGGGTGCTCAAGAGGGTCAGAACCATTCATCTTCAGTGCAGGTGTCTTCAGGGGTGTCTACAGAGGGCAAGAATACCCATACTCAACACCAGAGTCCTTCAAGGGTGCCCATCCTGCAGAAGCATTAGGGTCAAACATTATAGAGTCTGTTGATCCTCCAGAGCTGGAAATTTCCAGGATTCTTGTTCTAAAGCTGTTCTTCCTAGTTCTCCAGCTAGATCCACTATACAAATATCCAAGGGACATGTTTTCTTATCTCCTATGTTCTACTTAACATTTCCCAGATCCTGCATATAATCTATTTGGAAGTATAAATCTGAGTTTTAGGATatctttgatatattttttttctcATAGAGTATTTTGTCAGCAAATTTCAAGTATATTAGTGCAAAGGAAGATAGTGCAATCCTAGGTTATATATCCCTCATTTATCAAAGCTAAATTAGCTTAGGGTTTCCAAATTTGTTCTTTcacatgactaaattttttcttagATCATTGACATCCAGTTATTTCTATCCTTGCATTTAAATCAAACCAGTTATATTATCCCTGTTTGTCTTGTCTATGAATTGTACAAGAATTTGTTTATGTCAATGTATTTCAGTCCAATTGTGTACTTTCCCGAATTTAGATCAAACCATTAACATTATATCTgcttgtcttgtcaatggattgtATTGTATTCTGTTTATGTCAATGTATTTAAGTTTTGATTCTACCTTTTTCCAAATAATTTATGTAATGGTCTACTTGGAATATAAACTTCATCTGCCAAATTCAGGTGCAACGCTGAGTAAGGGATTTAACCGAGGTCTAGGAACACTTACAGCTGGCGGCTTAGCTTTTGGAGTTGCAGAACTAGCAATGTATACTGAAGAGTGGGAGCCTCTGATATTTATCATAAGCATCTTTACTGCAGGTCAGTTGACAATATTTGAAGACTTATAAGTTTGTTGACTCTTGTTCATGATATTCAAAATTTTAGGTGCAACGATTGTATCCTTATACATGCAAATTATTTGTCTCTGACTATGCTACTGGCTGGTTGCTTTCAGGTGCACTTGCCACTTTCGCTAAGCTATATCCAAAGATGATACCTTATGAATATGGGTTTAGAGTGTTCCTGATAACATTTTGTTTCATCTTAGTATCTGGATATAGAACCAGGACATTCATTCACACGGCAATAACACGCTTTCTTCTTATTGTTCTGGGGGCTGCTGTTGCTTTTCTAATTAATGGCTGTATTTACCCAATTTGGGCAGGAGAGGATCTACACAAACTGATTGTGAAAAACTTTATGGGTGTTGCAAATTCCCTTGAAGGTGAGTTATAAACTAATCAATTACAATATGTGCTGCTTAATATTACTGAATTCTTTTATTTCAATGAATTTGATTGTTAGTATTTTATTGCTTGACCTGTCAAATAATTTGTCGTTTGCATTATTTCACTTAATCTGAAAATACCGTTTGTAGGTTGCATGGATGGATACCTTTCAGGACTAGAGATTGAGAGGGTTACATCAAAAATTCTTACATTTCAGGCTGATGATGATCCAGTGTATAAGGCCTATAGATCGGTCATTATTTCTGCATCTCAAGAGGAAACACTGGTAGGCTATATTGATGATCGTTCACCATATTCCTGTCATACTTTACAGTTTTTTTTTTCCCTTGAAAGTATCTGAATTGTTTTAAGTGCTCAGGGAGGCTTTGCAAGCTGGGAGTGGCCTCATGGAAATTATGCAATGATGAAGTATCCCTGGAAAGACTATGTTAAACTGGGAGGAGCTTTAAGACATTGTACATATATGGTTATGGCTTTGCATGGTTGTATACTCTCAGAGATACAGGTTAGTGTTTGAAGATATGAGGTTAAACCTAAAGTTGAAAATTTTTACAACATGACAAAGGGTTCATAATACTGATAGGTGTTGCTTCAACAGTCTTTTTCTGAAATAGATTTTGCTTTCTCCAAACTGATGTCTCTATTGGATCATTTCGTGTTCCATACCATTTGGTAGATTTGATTGTTATCATGAGCAGTTTCTTATTTGTACTAAATTCATCTTATTTGTACCAAATTCAAAACCTAAAGTTGAAAATTTTTACAACATAACAAAGGGTTCATAATACTGATAGGTGTTGCTTCAACAGTCTTTTTCTGAAATAGATTTTGCTTTCTCCAAACTGATGTCTCTATTGGATCATTTCGTGTTCCATACCATTTGGTAGATTTGATTGTTATCATGAGCAGTTTCTTATTTGTACCAAATTCATGGGAGATTTTTTATTTTCCAACAATCCGTTTGCAACATCACGTTAGTTCTTTGCATATTGTCTTATTGTTTTGGACCTTGTACAGATATCTTAGTCTCATTGTTGCCTCCATAAGCAGTGCCATTGTATTTGGTTACAGATCTGTCCAGACTCCAAAAATATGATTGCTAATTGCTGTTAATGGATGTATGTGGAATCAGAGATTTAAATTTCAGTATTCTTTTCTCCTGGCTTGCTTGAACCTGAAATCATTAAATATCTTTGTTGAGAACTGTAAGCATATATTCTTGGGAGCATTGAATTTTTTTCTGACAAATTTTCATAGTAAATTTAAGAACGTTCTATTGCTGTGCATTGCTCTGTTTGCTGATTGCTGGTCTTTCATTTGCATGCAAAATATGGTGAAGATAATTGTTATTCTCTCTAATAATGGGATCTATGAAATGGAAGGTGTTTGGGAGTATGATTTCATATTAATGTGTTTTAGTATCAGTGACTTTATGCATTCCATCGTATAAAATCTGTGCTTCTCTCAGATTTGCAGATTCTCATTTGCTTTCTGCACCATTTAAAATGTGAGACCTTAAATCTATTTGGGATTATGTTTAGGGTCATGACGAGTACTTAGCAGGTTGAATGGTTCTTGTTTACAATATACTCTCTTCATTGCAAAGGCATGCAGATCTTGTTCCTTATGGTAATATTGGGTAAAGTTCTATTCTTTGATGCAAGCGACATAGCTTCTGGACAAATACGCTGCCAAGTTGTGCCATACAACATGTTACATTCACAAAATCTAGTCTGGACCACTGATTATTATAGTCAGTAGTCCAAGAATCCTGCTGTTCTTTATTGTTTTGAAAAATAGAACTTCTGGTACGTTTCTTTTGAAATGAtaacaatattttttatctaatgaaATTCTATTTGAGATCACCGTAGAAGGAGATATTTTGAACCCTGTTGAAGGATGCAATCTTGGGAAGTCATTTGATGTCCAAGTTAGGTTCATATTAGTTTTATCTTCTTTTCTGTATCTATCAAGAAATTTGACTTGAGATTGCATTTGCAGGCTCCTCGTGAACTTCGTCAGATTTTCAGTAATGAACTACGACAAGTGAGTGCTAAAGGTGCAAATGTTTTACGTGCACTGGGCAATAACCTCGATAAAATGATGAAATTGAAGAGTAAAGATATGTTAGATGAAGTTCACACAGCAGCAGAAGAATTGCAGGCAAAGATTGATGCACGCTCTTATCTTCTGGTAAATTCAGAAAGCTGGGTCATTGGGAATAGGGGAACTACTGTACCAAGTCAAAGTGATGAACTGATTGAAGATGAGGGACGTGATCAACTAGGGAATCTTTCACATCAGATGTCAAACAGTAATCACCGGCCTTTTGCTAATGACCATCGGGTTAATGTTCTTTCAAGAAGTTGGCATAGTCATAATTCCAGCTTTGGGTTGACATCGGTCACAGTAGCAAAATCGCCAGAGAAGAAAATGTCCAAGCAACTGTCCTGGCCTTCACCACACTCAACTGACACTGATCACCCAGATTCAGGCACAAGAGAGAGGACCTTAGAGAGTGCAAGTGCACTTTCCTTGGCAACATTTGCCTCACTTTTAATAGAGTTTGTGGCAAGGCTTGATAATTTAGTTAAATCATTTAACGAGCTAAGTTTGAAGGCTAAGTTCAAGGAGCCTGATAGTTGGCCTTCAACTGAAACCAACGGCATCTGTCAAAGGTTGTTAAAAATTTTCAGACTGCGATCATGACTGCTATTGTTAGTTCTTGGCAGCTTTTTCTTAATGCTGGCAAGTTGTGATGTTGCGAAGCAACTACCTAATCAGGAACTAGAATGAAGTAGAAGCCATTAACTGGTCATCTGAAACTAATTAAACATGAAACTAATTACTCAGGAACTAGAATGGAGTAGAAGCCATTAACTGTTAATCTGAAACTAATTAACCATGAAATAACATACTTTTTTTTTCGGATGTTCAAAGACCCAGGAATCCTTCAAATGTAAAATATTAAGGGTGCTGAGAATACAGGCGGAAGGACTACAAGTGACGTATTTATAACTTGTACAGCTGTAAATATTTTGTCATCTTGTAAATCTGCCTTAGCCTTATTTGATTTTGCACTATTATGTTCAAAGGCCCAGGAATTCTCCAAATGTAAATATTAAGGGTGCCGAGAATACAGGTTAAAGGACTAAAAGTAACGTTCTTATAACTTGTACAGCTGTAAATGTTTTGTCATCTTGCAAATCTGCCTTAGCCTTGTTTGATTTTGCACTATTGCAAATTTTATCTATAATATATTTACCTAGCCTTTTATATAAGGGTGAAATTTGCAATTTAGTATTTGGCAGAGGGGTTAAATTTTAAATGTTATatcatatttataaaatatatattttgtaagGGTGAAATTTGCATATCCATTTTCCATTTAATTTTGTGTTTATTTTGAGAATGTCTTGATACATATGCATTGACAAATGAGGCAATCTTGTATGAAGTTGGGTTTGTTCCTCTTTCCTTTACCTACTTCTATACATACATATTACCACACATTTAGCTGCTACCTTATTGTTGTGCATCCTCTAATACACTTGTTCTCTTCATACATATATCACACTTGTATATGCCTACTCCATATAATTGTTAGCCCCTTGGATTTGACATATTGAGGGTCATCTCATGGTCACAAGGTTGACCCTATAGTTGTGGAATTGATCTTTccttttaaaaaattcaaattcaaaatttggccTATTGGTTCCCTTTATTTTCATACCCTTATCCTTAAGCGCTAAGGCACATGTTTGGTACAATTTGATGCGATGTGTTGTATTTGAAAGCATTAAATATTTATTCTAAGAGAACCAAAATCAACACCATTTGAAACATCCTATCCCAGTCTACAGTATTAAATGAGCAATTTGTAGCGAAACACTCAAATTGGTGTACAAAAAATAATTGCATACACCCTTCCAAGCCTCTTGCCATTTGCCTTCAAATATTTGTATGCATTTTATAGGGTTGACCTAGGAAAACACTTCTCCTTGTGATACAATGACCACCTTTCCAAGGTATTCTTAGATACTATTAACCCTTATATATTAGGAAAGAATGGAGAATATAAAGATTAATTTGATAAATCACAAAgcataattccacattgcatagggTTGAATCTAGATTTAGAGCATGAGCAAAgcataattccacattgcatagggTTGAATCTAGATTTAGAGCATGAATTTGTGATCATGGGCTTGTCTCAGACCTATGGACTCAATCCTTGATAGAGCACGTCCAACATGTCTAGAAGCATTTCACTCAGATCACCTTTTCATATCAATATCAAAGATTATCAATAATTATATTCGAGTTAACCTCATTAGTTGTAGATCTAAGTGGTAGTATCTTTCTTTGTATTTAATTTCTTAAAATAGCTAGTAA is part of the Cryptomeria japonica chromosome 10, Sugi_1.0, whole genome shotgun sequence genome and harbors:
- the LOC131066599 gene encoding aluminum-activated malate transporter 9 isoform X1: MPPNREVNNSGQEQSKESLLSREEKEKEYSDVEGQQARCGCCVGLREWVIKCWNGVCTAFSKALEFGKSDPRKVIFSVKMGMALSLVSLLMFMEEPYKQISTHSIWAILTVVVVFEFTVGATLSKGFNRGLGTLTAGGLAFGVAELAMYTEEWEPLIFIISIFTAGALATFAKLYPKMIPYEYGFRVFLITFCFILVSGYRTRTFIHTAITRFLLIVLGAAVAFLINGCIYPIWAGEDLHKLIVKNFMGVANSLEGCMDGYLSGLEIERVTSKILTFQADDDPVYKAYRSVIISASQEETLGGFASWEWPHGNYAMMKYPWKDYVKLGGALRHCTYMVMALHGCILSEIQAPRELRQIFSNELRQVSAKGANVLRALGNNLDKMMKLKSKDMLDEVHTAAEELQAKIDARSYLLVNSESWVIGNRGTTVPSQSDELIEDEGRDQLGNLSHQMSNSNHRPFANDHRVNVLSRSWHSHNSSFGLTSVTVAKSPEKKMSKQLSWPSPHSTDTDHPDSGTRERTLESASALSLATFASLLIEFVARLDNLVKSFNELSLKAKFKEPDSWPSTETNGICQRLLKIFRLRS
- the LOC131066599 gene encoding aluminum-activated malate transporter 9 isoform X2 is translated as MPPNREVNNSGQEQSKESLLSREEKEKEYSDVEGQQARCGCCVGLREWVIKCWNGVCTAFSKALEFGKSDPRKVIFSVKMGMALSLVSLLMFMEEPYKQISTHSIWAILTVVVVFEFTVGATLSKGFNRGLGTLTAGGLAFGVAELAMYTEEWEPLIFIISIFTAGEDLHKLIVKNFMGVANSLEGCMDGYLSGLEIERVTSKILTFQADDDPVYKAYRSVIISASQEETLGGFASWEWPHGNYAMMKYPWKDYVKLGGALRHCTYMVMALHGCILSEIQAPRELRQIFSNELRQVSAKGANVLRALGNNLDKMMKLKSKDMLDEVHTAAEELQAKIDARSYLLVNSESWVIGNRGTTVPSQSDELIEDEGRDQLGNLSHQMSNSNHRPFANDHRVNVLSRSWHSHNSSFGLTSVTVAKSPEKKMSKQLSWPSPHSTDTDHPDSGTRERTLESASALSLATFASLLIEFVARLDNLVKSFNELSLKAKFKEPDSWPSTETNGICQRLLKIFRLRS